From the Pomacea canaliculata isolate SZHN2017 linkage group LG14, ASM307304v1, whole genome shotgun sequence genome, one window contains:
- the LOC112555662 gene encoding uncharacterized protein LOC112555662 — MYCVLPLMVLVYGGCSVIYCVYKLRKYIRRRKHKRFQNEDDSGSFTGNSSTNLLQNGDHYNAREKEGVKTVSGGTWLDDSSFSDVRYEETKKSPLPWDTPHKIAPTAGKRPESRQDQKIESFILSDRNDRNSGTLEREREKLDEKVNNQEKKQEDRVEAFMREKKLEEIRSDQRREGMEPVKPVHKGSGLQPSGG, encoded by the exons ATGTACTGTGTCCTGCCCCTCATGGTCCTTGTTTACGGCGGGTGCAGTGTCATCTACTGCGTCTACAAGCTTCGGAAATACATTCGAAG ACGAAAACACAAACGATTTCAAAATGAAGACGACAGCGGGTCGTTTACAGGAAACAGCAGCACTAACCTTCTTCAAAATGGTGATCACTACAAtgccagagagaaagaaggtgtGAAGACTGTAAGTGGCGGAACATGGCTGGATGACTCGTCCTTCTCTGATGTCAGATACGAGGAAACTAAGAAGAGCCCGTTGCCATGGGATACTCCCCACAAAATAGCCCCGACTGCAGGGAAACGACCCGAGTCCAGACAG gACCAGAAAATTGAGAGTTTTATCCTGAGCGACAGAAATGACAGAAACTCGGGGACCttagagagagagcgagaaaagcTTGACGAGAAAGTCAACAACCAGGAGAAGAAGCAAGAGGACAGGGTGGAAGCTTTCATGCGAGAAAAGAAGCTGGAGGAAATAAG AAGCGACCAGAGGCGGGAGGGCATGGAGCCTGTCAAACCTGTTCACAAAGGCTCAGGACTTCAACCGTCTGGCGGGTAG